One window of Triplophysa rosa linkage group LG8, Trosa_1v2, whole genome shotgun sequence genomic DNA carries:
- the zhx2a gene encoding zinc fingers and homeoboxes protein 2a — protein MASRRKSSTPCMIRPDDLVAADDADDMDSCVDGTVENGSSHVSSAEEWTDRKSSVNSIQEATELEKPEAKTQPPRKLQGGYECKYCPFSTQSLNEFKEHVDSNHPNVILNPLYLCAVCNFNTKKFDSLTEHNEKCHPGENNFKFKRIKLNNQTILEQTIEGSNYAVIYDATSLQPGEDFGSFPPSKSTGVKMGKPKADSIRLQGDSQIDTLTPELPKKQITAVNVNGTVIIPDATLKDGLSHIMPSLQRPPNYNLVPKIAVPLNTSKYNPSLDGNLTLITSFNKFPYPTQAELSWLTAASKHPEEQIKVWFTTQRLKQGISWSPEEVEEARKKMFNGTIQPFQQAFTVLPAQLTQSTKSSQSLIQTVNCHVFGQSSLVLAPIANGSTATAAPLALTVANQIAQGVKRPHTAPLVASEVKRPSIIQSVQSTPKSVSPTPSLSSDCDKTLDQIRELTASYAQWQFPDDEEVYRLIEMTGLSWGEIKKWFSDQRHGNHKAAQQIKADMSSRDSQPHKPVATQFPLLERVKGKSSEQMKKLEESFQRTSYPTQAEIEHLVAETRLSKNEIDCWFSERRALRDNLEQALLNSMGSKRLEHHLQRGTLNGVHEQDSRVRDSPLPILTSSACPEAIDGKSLGLLKDTFAQTQWPSPEEYNQLEIQTGLARTEIVRWFKDNRSALKNGTLDWMEQFQNLSNKRQNGQNSSVISEQAQSVLQRHFQEAKVQKGEAFEKLAEQSKLTNQDIVDWFTSKLGNNMPDISKSKDQHGQASVDGRRWVSLASDTESKDFDGQKVARELEVLSAEHRVTG, from the coding sequence ATGGCTAGTCGGAGAAAGTCTTCAACACCCTGTATGATCCGACCAGATGACTTGGTTGCGGCAGACGATGCAGATGATATGGACTCCTGTGTTGACGGTACAGTGGAGAATGGATCGTCTCATGTCTCTTCTGCTGAGGAGTGGACAGACAGGAAGAGTTCTGTGAACTCTATTCAGGAGGCAACAGAGCTGGAGAAACCGGAAGCAAAGACTCAACCGCCAAGGAAGCTCCAGGGAGGCTACGAGTGCAAATACTGTCCGTTTTCCACACAAAGCCTTAACGAGTTCAAAGAACATGTTGATTCCAATCACCCGAACGTTATACTCAACCCACTGTACTTATGTGCCGTTTGCAACTTCAACACAAAAAAGTTTGATTCTTTGACCGAACACAATGAGAAGTGCCATCCTGGGGAGAacaatttcaagtttaaacggATCAAACTCAACAATCAGACCATTCTAGAACAGACAATCGAAGGTTCAAACTACGCAGTCATCTATGATGCCACCAGCCTTCAGCCGGGTGAGGACTTCGGTTCTTTTCCTCCGAGCAAATCCACAGGAGTTAAGATGGGCAAGCCAAAAGCAGACAGTATTCGGTTGCAAGGAGACAGCCAGATAGATACACTCACTCCAGAGCTACCTAAAAAGCAAATCACCGCAGTGAACGTGAACGGGACTGTGATAATCCCGGATGCGACGCTGAAAGACGGACTCTCTCACATCATGCCATCCCTTCAACGCCCACCTAACTACAACTTGGTACCAAAAATCGCCGTCCCCTTGAACACTTCAAAATATAACCCCTCGTTGGATGGGAACCTCACCCTCATCACGTCCTTCAACAAGTTTCCCTACCCTACCCAAGCAGAGCTCTCATGGCTCACTGCAGCCTCTAAACACCCAGAAGAACAAATTAAAGTATGGTTCACTACCCAAAGGCTGAAACAAGGTATCAGCTGGTCTCCAGAGGAGGTTGAAGAAGCACGAAAGAAAATGTTCAATGGAACGATTCAGCCTTTTCAACAGGCCTTCACTGTCTTACCTGCTCAGTTAACTCAGTCGACTAAATCGTCACAGTCCCTTATCCAGACTGTTAATTGCCATGTTTTTGGACAATCCAGTCTAGTGTTGGCACCTATTGCCAATGGCTCCACTGCAACTGCTGCTCCTCTTGCACTAACAGTTGCAAATCAAATAGCACAGGGTGTCAAAAGGCCCCACACAGCGCCACTTGTTGCCTCGGAGGTGAAGAGGCCTTCAATAATCCAGTCCGTTCAAAGCACTCCCAAGTCTGTCTCTCCAACACCAAGCCTTTCTTCAGATTGCGATAAAACCCTTGATCAAATCAGAGAGCTGACCGCCAGCTATGCTCAGTGGCAGTTTCCTGATGATGAAGAAGTGTATCGTCTCATTGAGATGACTGGCCTCTCCTGGGGAGAGATCAAAAAATGGTTCAGTGATCAGCGTCATGGAAACCATAAGGCAGCGCAACAGATTAAAGCAGACATGTCTTCAAGGGACAGCCAACCTCATAAGCCTGTTGCCACACAGTTTCCACTTCTAGAGAGAGTAAAGGGCAAATCATCTGAGCAAATGAAAAAGCTGGAGGAAAGTTTCCAAAGGACTAGCTATCCAACACAGGCTGAGATTGAACACCTTGTGGCCGAGACCAGGCTCTCCAAAAACGAAATTGATTGCTGGTTTTCAGAACGACGTGCACTACGAGACAACCTGGAGCAGGCCTTGCTCAACTCCATGGGATCAAAAAGACTCGAGCATCACCTTCAAAGGGGAACCCTGAATGGAGTCCACGAGCAGGACAGCCGAGTCAGGGACTCGCCTCTTCCCATTCTCACCTCCTCGGCGTGTCCAGAAGCCATCGATGGAAAGTCTCTGGGCCTTCTTAAAGATACGTTTGCACAAACCCAGTGGCCCTCGCCTGAGGAGTACAACCAACTTGAAATCCAAACAGGGCTAGCTCGTACAGAAATCGTCCGCTGGTTCAAGGACAACAGATCTGCTCTGAAGAATGGAACCTTGGATTGGATGGAGCAGTTTCAAAACCTTAGCAACAAAAGACAGAACGGGCAGAACAGCTCTGTGATCTCGGAACAAGCCCAGAGTGTTCTGCAAAGGCATTTCCAAGAAGCGAAGGTACAAAAGGGGGAGGCTTTTGAGAAGCTTGCAGAGCAGTCAAAACTAACCAACCAGGACATAGTTGACTGGTTCACCAGCAAGCTGGGCAACAACATGCCTGACATCAGCAAGAGCAAGGACCAACACGGACAGGCAAGTGTAGACGGTAGGAGGTGGGTTTCCTTAGCATCAGACACTGAGAGCAAAGACTTCGACGGGCAGAAAGTAGCACGAGAACTTGAAGTGTTGTCCGCAGAGCACAGAGTGACGGGATGA